Sequence from the Erythrobacter insulae genome:
TCGCCGGCGCCATTGGTCGCATAAAGCAGGCCGTTGTCATAGCTGACACCGCCGCCAAACGCCGATGGCCGCATGTCATCGTCCATCACAGCATCGGACCGCCACACAACCGCACCGGTTTGCTTGTCAAACGCGTGAATCGTTCCGTCAGACCCGACCGCGAACAGTTTATTGCCGCCGATGACAGGTGCCGCCGCAAGGCGCGCGCGATTGGTCGATCCTTCGACCTGCGCGGTCCAGGCGCGGGTAAGGTTCTCACCCAGAGCCAAATGGCCGTAGGCTTTGCTGGCTGATCCGCCCACTTGTGCCCATTCGGCGTTGTTTCGGGCAGGCGGCAAAACCACGCTGACACCGGCCAGTTCAGGATCGACGACAGCGCCGCTTTCGATCCGCGACAGGATCGGCATACGCTCGCCGATTGTCGGGGTCGTTTTCTCTTCACCGGCACAACCGGTCAACACGGCGGCCAATGCGCCTGCGACCAAAGCTGTTCGAATAGAAGGTAGCTGTTTCATCATCGGTCCGTCCAAATTGAATTTTCATGCGCCGTGAAAGGCGGCGGGTGGGTATCTCAGAGTGGAGTTAAAGACCTGTTGAAGGCCCCAAGCCTGCTTCGGGATCAACCCCCTGATCCTCAAGCAGCTTGTCGACGTCCACGACCGCATCGACACCAAGCAAGCCCGCCATCTGACGAGCGCGCGAGCGCAGAGTTTCGGGTTGCTCTTCGTCTTTCGCGATTTCGCCGAACAAAGCGCCGGCGGCATCGCGGTTGCCCGCTTCGAGATGCGCGATAGCTGTCAGCTCACCGGCGCTTCCGAAAAAGGCATTGCCGGGCACCGCAAGGCCTTTGAGCTTTGCGATTACATCGGCCGGATCACGATCATCGAAATTGGTCGAGACTTCGCGCAGCAAGGCGAGATCGCGCAGCGCTGGCGGTGCGTTTTCATCGGCGGCGATCATGCCAAACAATTCGACTGCTTTCGCAGTATCGCCTTGCTCCAATGCCGCCGCTGCCTGGATAAAGCGGGCTGCGGTGCGTGCACCGTCATTCTCAGAATCAAGCAACGCGTCTGCTGTTTCGCTCGACGCGGAGAAATCGCCTGCCTCGGATTGATCCAGCGCTTTCACAAGTGTTTCAGACTGCTGTTCCAATTGGCCTTCGCGGTAATTGTCCCACAGC
This genomic interval carries:
- a CDS encoding tetratricopeptide repeat protein, which gives rise to MALKPTGSKKTPSVTVEDPSPEDEILMREIDEAVRQDDATQFFQKYGVMLGSALALVLAAFGGYLLWDNYREGQLEQQSETLVKALDQSEAGDFSASSETADALLDSENDGARTAARFIQAAAALEQGDTAKAVELFGMIAADENAPPALRDLALLREVSTNFDDRDPADVIAKLKGLAVPGNAFFGSAGELTAIAHLEAGNRDAAGALFGEIAKDEEQPETLRSRARQMAGLLGVDAVVDVDKLLEDQGVDPEAGLGPSTGL